The genomic segment AACTGTAAAAGTTGATGAGTTGATGAAGATCGTTCGATACTCTCATGTTATGCACATCGCCTCGCGGGTTTCAGGTATTATCGAAGAGAATAAAACAGCGATTGATGTTTTGAAAGCAGCTTTTCCGGCAGGAACAGTTTCGGGTGCGCCTAAAATCCGGGCAATGGAAATTATCGATGAATTGGAAAACGTTCAGCGTGGAATTTATGCTGGCGGCATCGGTTACATCGACCTTTCCGGAAATTTAGATACTTGCATTGCTATCCGGACAATCTTTGCAAAAAATGGCGTCCTGTATTTTCAAAGCGGTGCCGGCATTGTCGCTGATTCAATTCCGGTAAATGAATATCAAGAAACACTTCACAAATCAGAAGCAATTGTTGAAGCAATTAAATTAGCGAAAGGATTAAAATGATACTCGTGATAGATAACTACGATTCTTTTACTTACAACCTTGTTCAGCTTGTAGCGGCAGTTAATGACGATTTCCGTGTTGTTCGCAACGATAAAATTACACTTGACGAAATCAAACAATTAATGCCAACGCATATTCTTATTTCTCCGGGACCAGGCAGACCGGAAAATGCAGGAATTTGTATTGATGTTATCAAACAATTCGCCGCCGATATTCCGATATTCGGCGTTTGTCTTGGGCATCAGGCAATAGGATACGCTTTCGGTTGCAAGATTGTTCGAGCACCTGTTTTGATGCACGGCAAAACTTCGATGATTTATCACGATGCAAAGTCCATCTTCCAAAATATTGAAAATCCATTTGAAGCAACACGGTATCATTCGCTCGTAATCGAACGTGAATCCATCACGCCAGACTTGGTTATAACCTCTGAAACAAAAGACGGTATTATTATGGGTGTGCGACACAATAAATATCCAATCGAAGGAATTCAATTCCATCCCGAATCAATATTAACAAAAGTTGGTGATAAATTAATTAACAACTGGCTGCTTATAAATAAATAATATGAAAGAAATACTTAAAAAAATTTTAGAGGGAAATGATTTAGATTTCAACGATGCCTCCGACGTAATGAATTCCATTATGGCAGGTTCTGTTACTGATTCTCAAATCGGTGCTTTTCTCGCCGCAGAAAAAATAAAAGGCGAGACAGTTGAGGAGCTAACAGCTTTTGCGAAAGTTATGCGTGAAAAATCAGTAAAAATAAATTTGGCGGATAAAAATGCAATTGATATGTGCGGAACTGGGGGCGACGGACGAGGAACATTTAATATTTCGACAGTAGCTTCATTTGTTGCTGCCGGAGCCGGCGTTACAGTTGCCAAGCACGGAAATAAATCT from the Bacteroidota bacterium genome contains:
- a CDS encoding aminodeoxychorismate/anthranilate synthase component II encodes the protein MILVIDNYDSFTYNLVQLVAAVNDDFRVVRNDKITLDEIKQLMPTHILISPGPGRPENAGICIDVIKQFAADIPIFGVCLGHQAIGYAFGCKIVRAPVLMHGKTSMIYHDAKSIFQNIENPFEATRYHSLVIERESITPDLVITSETKDGIIMGVRHNKYPIEGIQFHPESILTKVGDKLINNWLLINK